The proteins below come from a single Lepeophtheirus salmonis chromosome 4, UVic_Lsal_1.4, whole genome shotgun sequence genomic window:
- the LOC121116805 gene encoding tRNA (guanine-N(7)-)-methyltransferase, which translates to MTGPPQKKYYRQRAHSNPMSDHCFTYPPHPTHKDWSEEYPEIDKFADKKIRFADIGCGYGGLLVSLSPMFPQTLMLGLEIRVKVSDYVKDRILSLRSKEEGGYQNVACLRSNAMKYLPNFFEKGQLTKMFFLFPDPHFKKAKHKWRIINPTLLAEYAYVLKEGEGLIYTITDVHDLHLWMVSHLESHPLFHRLTQEELDSDPVVEKLYTSTEEGHKVSRMEGSKWCAVFRRVSDPYVASSSS; encoded by the coding sequence ATGACGGGTCCTCCACAGAAAAAGTATTATCGCCAAAGGGCGCACTCTAACCCCATGTCCGACCATTGCTTCACGTATCCACCTCATCCCACGCACAAGGACTGGTCTGAGGAGTATCCGGAAATTGATAAGTttgcagataaaaaaattcGCTTCGCGGATATTGGATGTGGATATGGAGGACTTTTGGTATCTTTGAGCCCCATGTTTCCTCAAACACTCATGTTAGGATTGGAAATTCGAGTTAAAGTATCTGATTATGTCAAGGATCGTATTTTATCGCTTCGATCGAAAGAGGAAGGCGGATATCAAAACGTTGCTTGTCTCCGATCAAATGCCATGAAGTATTTACCCAATTTCTTTGAAAAGGGTCAActcacaaaaatgtttttcctcTTTCCTGATCCTCATTTCAAAAAAGCCAAGCACAAATGGCGGATTATTAACCCCACACTTCTTGCAGAGTATGCATATGTGCTTAAAGAGGGGGAAGGACTCATCTATACTATCACGGACGTTCATGACTTGCATCTGTGGATGGTATCTCATCTTGAGTCTCATCCATTGTTTCATAGACTTACCCAAGAGGAGCTGGACAGTGATCCCGTTGTGGAAAAGCTATATACTTCCACTGAAGAAGGGCATAAAGTATCCAGAATGGAAGGCTCTAAATGGTGCGCCGTTTTCCGAAGGGTCTCAGATCCATATGTCGCATCATCTTCCTCTTAG
- the LOC121116806 gene encoding CXXC motif containing zinc binding protein: protein MVKIGLRLSATLENVTCLETEGKDFRWYLKLQCVNCGETPDHFQYISLLESDALKGGRGEASCVIKCKFCSRENSIDIIEESICAYNYSDSCKSKVIVSFDCRGVDPIEYSPRSGWNCKGYKVNEDEDDDSEGKETGVLFENINLSELEWADYDEKSDQPTSISELKLDFVKLK, encoded by the exons ATGGTTAAAATTGGTTTAAGACTCAGTGCTACTCTAGAGAATGTTACCTGCCTAGAAACGGAGGGTAAAGATTTCCGATGGTATTTAAAACTGCAATGCGTTAATTGTGGAGAAACACCAGATCATTTCCAATACATTTCGCTCTTGGAGTCTGATGCCCTGAAAGGGGGACGAGGAGAGGCTTCTTGTGTCATAAAATGCAAGTTTTGTTCGAGGGAAAACTCCATTGATATTATTGAGG AATCCATTTGTGCATATAATTACTCTGACTCATGTAAGTCTAAAGTTATTGTATCCTTTGACTGCCGAGGAGTTGACCCCATTGAGTATTCCCCACGCTCTGGATGGAACTGTAAAGGATATAAAGTGAACGAGGATGAAGATGATGACTCAGAGGGCAAAGAAACCGGAGTcctctttgaaaatataaatttaagtgaATTGGAATGGGCTGATTATGACGAAAAGAGTGATCAGCCAACCTCTATATCAGAGTTGAAATTAGACTTTGTGAAgcttaaataa
- the sud1 gene encoding prolyl 3-hydroxylase OGFOD1, translating to MGKKSKSNQDSGICASSKKGKMSLEFKLNSHITNDKFIEEIKELWSNRGSSKESTSSDNFLFVNDPFPCCQLQNAVFEHSNNIDNLIEEVHALDYKEKNNDLYKFIQSMDLNGIKESIYIDALKNLLYGPLLSWMKDITGIELSEAHIDMFAAQYKFSDYLLCHDDELEGRRIAFIWYLVPSDWNEKDGGALDLYDRDENSGEPRRVINSLIPLRNSFSFFEVSHLSFHQVAEILSKDKTRLAITGWFRGKSLQGPPKAPCPLLERLSPLEIDENEFYNWINPSFLSPVTQGDIQETFEDKSEISLSNFLLPEKFNEVKNALLKSELSWKSIGPPNRRSYDLLSTESAPEILKSFLMFLRSDAFFLFLSNVTGIKLHPLYEGDEEDDEQEEDSKSKEEKCCSPTCSYELRRWKAGSYTLIRDGDKREQCLDVRLCFNVGSLSSHWDDEVGGFTSYIAKDEDEELISISPEDNTLFLVYKDDETLKFVKYLNAKYQGSAFYDIECSYYE from the exons atggGCAAGAAAAGTAAGTCTAACCAAGATAGTGGGATTTGTGCTTCGAGtaagaaaggaaaaatgtcTTTGGAATTTAAACTGAATTCGCACATCACAAATGATaagtttattgaagaaataaaggaACTCTGGTCAAATCGAGGAAGCTCCAAAGAATCAACTTCCTCAGATAATTTTCTCTTTGTAAATGACCCCTTTCCTTGTTGCCAATTACAGAACGCTGTTTTTGAACATTCGAATAATATCGATAATTTGATTGAGGAAGTGCATGCATTAgactacaaagaaaaaaataacgatCTCTATAAGTTTATTCAAAGCATGGATTTGAATGGTATCAAAGAGTCGATTTATATTGATGCCTTGAAAAATTTACTCTATGGACCTTTACTATCTTGGATGAAAGACATTACTGGAATCGAACTCTCCGAGGCTCATATAGATATGTTTGCAGCCCAGTACAAGTTTTCAGACTATTTACTTTGTCACGACGATGAATTGGAAGGTAGACGAATAGCTTTTATTTGGTATTTAGTTCCTTCTGATTGGAATGAAAAGGATGGAGGCGCTTTAGATTTGTATGATAGGGATGAGAATAGTGGGGAACCTAGACGAGTAATAAATTCATTGATTCCTTTGCGAAACTCTTTTAGTTTCTTTGAAGTGAGTCATTTATCCTTTCATCAAGTTGCTGAAATTTTGTCAAAgg ataaaacacGTCTCGCAATCACGGGTTGGTTTCGAGGTAAGTCCCTTCAGGGCCCACCAAAAGCTCCATGTCCATTATTAGAAAGGTTATCTCCACTTGAAATTGATGAAAACGAATTTTATAATTGGATTAACCCCTCATTTTTGTCACCTGTTACGCAGGGAGACATTCAAGAAACTTTTGAAGACAAATCAGAAATATCTTTAAGCAATTTCCTACTACCCGAGAAATTCAATGAAGTCAAAAATGCTCTTTTAAAATCCGAACTGTCATGGAAGTCAATTGGGCCACCAAATCGAAGGTCTTATGATTTACTATCTACGGAGAGTGCTCCTGAgatattgaaaagttttttaatgtttcttcgCTCTGACgctttcttcttatttttatctaaCGTTACGGGTATTAAGTTACATCCCCTCTATGAAGGGGACGAAGAAGATGATGAGCAGGAAGAGGACTCAAAAAGTAAAGAGGAGAAATGCTGCTCCCCCACATGCAGCTATGAATTAAGACGATGGAAGGCAGGTAGCTATACGCTCATAAGAGATGGAGACAAAAGGGAACAATGCTTAGATGTGAGGCTTTGTTTTAATGTTGGTTCACTCTCTTCCCATTGGGATGATGAAGTTGGAGGTTTCACTTCATACATAGCCAAAGATGAAGATGAAGAACTCATATCTATTTCACCTGAAGATAACACCCTCTTTTTGGTTTATAAGGATGATGAGACccttaaatttgtcaaatatctAAATGCGAAATACCAAGGGTCTGCATTCTATGATATTGAATGCTCTTATTATGAGTGA
- the LOC121116803 gene encoding uncharacterized protein — protein MNEVLNEDLVSLDFRDLMQADLFDLVMMGDNIPDPTTCKIGSRRSSQDENNSALMAALSETRSVISQITLINGEKIWMRDEINNNVASSVSSEEESIQNGYTGRLQLIHSEELFNMDSGDASEFISSVSPSLSKNTLLNVNVNSQFSFNNNHSGSSNINQSAIHHQSHQYHSRNNNSRVEIAALREEEDSHSSNHNDITEISMEEDSSVLNHPEDEEDNSLESSNHSLLRSALTGKTSFLLNQSSKSHSKILSSSSSKLQVPIHSSSSSSISSPPPSHMQLSTTNSTSPPPVTLPPKLNCSSTNTNECSETNNHLSSSLPTSPSLGHPPPPPPIKLIQSDSDLKKVLLSSLEPLSPGILKNPPQKLDKASVENILLLSCTINAKENNNELPNLSVEDDKSSISSNNNNPVISLVLDNDPSSQRRRYIRRPRDESSRKETRLLHHCHICSKGFKDRYSVNVHVRTHTGEKPFACGLCGKCFRQKAHLAKHHQTHAAKGIVPSSSIGNNNSPHQISSLLKMEPSSPSSSSDIQQPNNHHHSLQQSIEDFE, from the coding sequence ATGAACGAAGTACTCAATGAGGATTTAGTCTCTCTGGACTTTCGGGATCTCATGCAAGCAGATCTATTTGATTTAGTCATGATGGGTGACAATATACCAGATCCCACAACTTGTAAAATAGGTTCTAGACGCTCATCCCAAGATGAAAATAACTCTGCGCTCATGGCGGCTCTGAGCGAGACACGGAGCGTCATCAGTCAAATCACTCTCATCAACGGTGAAAAAATTTGGATGAGGGATGAAATTAATAACAATGTTGCTTCTTCCGTCTCATCAGAGGAGGAATCCATTCAAAATGGTTACACGGGGCGTCTTCAGCTCATTCATAGTGAAGAACTATTCAACATGGACTCTGGAGACGCCTCAGAGTTCATTTCCTCCGTCTCTCCCTCTCTCTCAAAAAATACTTTGCTCAATGTGAATGTGAATAGCCAGTTCAGTTTCAATAACAACCATAGTGGCAGTAGTAATATCAATCAGAGTGCTATCCATCACCAGAGCCACCAGTACCACAGTAGGAACAATAATTCTCGTGTCGAAATAGCAGCTTTAAGAGAGGAAGAAGACAGTCATAGTAGTAACCATAATGATATCACGGAGATATCCATGGAAGAGGACTCTTCTGTATTGAATCATCCAGAGGACGAAGAGGATAATTCTCTCGAGTCAAGTAATCATAGTTTACTCCGAAGTGCCCTCACGGGTAAAACATCCTTTTTACTCAACCAGTCCTCAAAATCCCattccaaaatattatcatCATCGTCATCAAAGTTACAAGTTCCAATCCATTCCTCCTCATCTTCATCCATCTCATCTCCCCCGCCATCTCATATGCAATTGTCGACAACAAACTCAACATCCCCACCACCTGTGACTCTCCCCCCTAAACTCAATTGCAGTTCTACTAACACTAATGAATGCAGCGAAACCAATAACCATCTCTCTTCCAGCCTTCCAACCTCTCCATCCCTCGGACaccctcctcctcctcctcctatTAAACTAATTCAGAGTGATTCAGATCTTAAAAAAGTGCTACTCTCATCTCTTGAGCCCCTCTCACCAGGAATACTCAAGAATCCTCCCCAAAAACTAGATAAGGCCTCAGTAGAAAACATTCTACTCCTTTCCTGTACCATCAACGCCAAGGAAAACAACAATGAACTCCCAAACCTTAGTGTTGAGGACGACAAAAGTAGTattagtagtaataataataacccaGTCATATCCCTTGTTCTTGATAACGACCCTTCCTCTCAAAGACGACGCTATATCCGTCGACCGAGGGATGAGTCCTCTCGTAAAGAAACACGACTCCTTCATCATTGTCACATTTGCAGCAAGGGGTTTAAAGATAGATACTCTGTGAATGTGCATGTAAGGACTCATACAGGAGAAAAGCCTTTTGCTTGTGGTCTTTGTGGTAAATGCTTTCGACAGAAGGCGCATTTGGCCAAACATCATCAAACTCATGCGGCAAAAGGGATTGTTCCTTCAAGTAGCATTGGTAATAACAACAGCCCTCACCAAATTTCATCTCTACTGAAAATGGAGCCCTCCTCTCCTTCCTCTTCTTCAGACATCCAGCAACCCAACAACCATCACCATAGTCTCCAACAGTCCATTGAGGACTTTGAGTAG